DNA from Ziziphus jujuba cultivar Dongzao chromosome 2, ASM3175591v1:
AGTAAGTTCGAAAAGCCAAatccacaaaaataaaataaacaatttggAAAAATACGGGGGAGGAGACTACAGCTATTACAAACAGTTTACTTCTAACGCTGAAATTAACCAAACCTTTCTTTCGAGGATACCAATCTTATCAAGCTCTTTTAGCAAAGTCAGAGTCATCATCATCGTCCCTGTAATTTCCTTCCAATGGTTCATCCTTGTTATCGTCTCCAACACCAGGACTTTCATTGCTACCAAATTGATCATTGCCACCAAATCCTGCTGCCGCATTTCCTTCAAATGCACCACTATCAAAATTGCTGCTGCCACCAAAACCAGCACTTCCGCTCTCAGATGTGTTTGTGTAATTACCACCAGTGTAGCCAACATCATTTCCAGCACCATAGCCACCGCCAGCACTTCCACCTGCATAGTTAGAACCATAATTACCTCCACTTGAAAAActatcaccaccaccaccactgacTCCATAATTTCCTCCATAGTTTCCTCCACCACTACCACCATaccctccaccaccaccacttccACTCCCAAAACTGTCACCTCCTCCACTTGAAAAActatcaccaccaccaccaccactgccTCCATAATTTCCTCCATAGTTTCCACCACTACCACCATaccctccaccaccaccagaGTAGCCACCACCGCCATAACCACCAACAGCTCCACCATAGCCAGCACCACCTCCACCATAGCCCCCACCAAAGCCTCCGCCACCATAACCACCTCCACCATAGCTAGCACGC
Protein-coding regions in this window:
- the LOC107418935 gene encoding glycine-rich RNA-binding protein 3, mitochondrial, translating into MALFSKLGNILKQTSTRQISSELQPSKLSIFQAIRCMSSMASSKLFIGGISYQTDEQSLREAFAKYGEIVDARIIVDRDTGRSRGFGFVTYTSSEEASSAIQALDGQELHGRRVRVNYATDKRASYGGGGYGGGGFGGGYGGGGAGYGGAVGGYGGGGYSGGGGGYGGSGGNYGGNYGGSGGGGGDSFSSGGGDSFGSGSGGGGGYGGSGGGNYGGNYGVSGGGGDSFSSGGNYGSNYAGGSAGGGYGAGNDVGYTGGNYTNTSESGSAGFGGSSNFDSGAFEGNAAAGFGGNDQFGSNESPGVGDDNKDEPLEGNYRDDDDDSDFAKRA